The genomic segment TATTTTGTCCCTTACGGGTTTCTGTCAAGCTTTTCTGTGTGTTATGTACTGAATGTATTGTAAGAGGGCATGCTGGGTAGACGGCTTGTAAAATAAGCAGCGGTACATTTGTTCCTCACGTCTCCATCTCTCGTGTGTGTTACCCATGACCACCCAGCTTCCCAGTACCACCAACATAACATATGATCTGACAAAACCCTTATAAGgtgtcagcattacatccttgctcaatATTCTAGActtttcaaaatgaatgcaaacattgacttcccttccttaccaccaattcaacctgcaagttaacctgtagggaatcctgcacaaggactcccaacattcttttaaactctgattttttaaattttctcttcattggAGGCTCAACCCAGAAAGTATTCTGGGGTTTAGTTTCACAAAACAGGTTTAGCCACTTCAACAGTGAGATGATGGGGATTTTCTTCTCTTTGTGGTTGTGGCTgtttggaatgctctgcctcagagtaCTGTGGGTGTTGAGTACATGTTAATTCTCTCAAGAATTGGAATTGGTAGATAAATAGAATGTAATAGATCAAAGGATATGATGATCCAGCAAAAAAGTGGAGTTGTGGTCGTCCAGCAGATCAACTAAATGTTTACTGAATGAAGAGGTCATCCTAAAGGCTGTGTCCAAACCTTCATTCATTTCTTACGTTCACATCATGAAAGTCTGTTACTGAAATGACAAAATTCCATCCAAAATGTTGTTTAAATAATAAATTCCACCCACCATATGCTAATAACATTCGGTTAAGTATTGTAGTATCATTACTCCATGTGAGATGTGTTCACTAGACATTGCTAAATCATTATTCTCAAATCataaaattatttaaattaaatatgaaAACAAAATGTTTTTAATGTATTTTCTTAAAATAATCAGTGCTTTATGTTTCTCAGAGAGCAGTAACACATTAGATACAATGAACCacaacattgtatttctttgcaacTCTGCTGACTCATCCACTGCTTCTGCTCAGTCACGCTAGTTATCTGATGTCTGGCAATGAATGAAGGAAATTTTGTTCCAAATGAGCTTTAGGAAGAATTCAAAATCATTTGCTTTGGCTGCATAATTCTGATATCAGAAGCCAACTTCATCACTCTCCCTTTCGCTGTTTGATCAGGTCTGTAACCTCAAACCTGACCTGAGTTTCCTTCTCTAAATGTGCTTGTAACATCAGCTCAGTTCTCCCATGTCTATGTAATTCCAGAACAATACTGCAAAGTTGCTCTGGCCATCCTCACGTTTTAGACCTTAAATAGACTAGGGCATAACCAAATCCTTCAGCTGTTTGCTAATACACATTATTTACGTGATTCTAGACCAACACACTTCCTGGTCCAATATGGTtacattaacattcattttgcccAGTCAGTTTCTGTGCAGCGTACGCAGCAGGCATCTTGAGAATTTTGGAAAACCAAGTCTCCCTGCACACTGAGGTTAGACAGTTGTGAAATAAAAAAGACTAAAGGTGAGGAGGATGAAGTTGAATGGGTGAATTCAGTGTAATATCCAggcaaaaataacaataaaacgAAATAAACTTATTATATCAGGGTTAGTTTGAAAACGCATATAGAGTAATGGATGTTTTTCTACATTTACTGATAACTTATACGGAAATATACTAAGTTTTTGCAAAAGCGCTTCAAATGAAATATATTAAGGTGGTGTTTATCTTTTAGGAAACAGGATATCCTTGCTAACGGTCGTATGTGAACCGGACAACTGGCTGCCGTTCCCATTGCCTCTTATCATTATATTACATAGACCATGAATCAGGACCCACAACCAATGGGAAAAGTGGGGCGGAGAGGGTGCGGCTCAGCGCGAATTGCAGTAAGTACGGACACATCGAGCCAGAGGCATCTCCTGGTTATTGAGAGATCTGAAAAGGCGAAAACTCTGCAACAATGGCATTCTCTGACAGCGAGAAACAGATTATGGAAGAAATTGGCAACCACATAAAGGCAAATGCTGAAGCTTGGGGTGCGGATGCTTTAGTCAGGTAATTTTCTTAGATTCATAGTATAATTAATGCATTTTCAGCTATTATTTGTAATCGGTAACATGTCTTTGCATTTCCCTATACAAAGACATTCTCTGTATAGAATTGAAGATTTTCCAAAGTAGTGCGATTGCTGGTCCGAagaaaaattaaatttaattCTAGGCGAGATGTAGTGTATATTGTGTCTGCAAATAATTTCTGCcttcactttccatttttctgaagGTTGTTTACTGTCTATCCTCAAACTAAGAAAAATTTCAAGAAATTCACTGGCTTCAAAGACTGTGACCCATCGGTCAGAAATCACGGTCGCCTGGTAATGAAAGCATTGGCGGATGCAGCCCATGACGTGGACCACATGGGTAAACACCTGGAAGGGCTTGCCATTGAATATCGTGAAGAACTGCAGATGGATCCTCATTACATTCACGTATGTAACAATTTTATAGAATCTTAGTAATTGTTATTACATAAACTATGATATTATAATTAGATCAGCAACTCTGAACTTTCAAATTTATTCAGTTGAAATCCCAGCAGTCTGGAAATGTCATCTTCGTCAGCTTAGCTGGGAATATTTTGTCCTGTTGCATTATACATAGGAAAGCATTCAAAGGACAAACAATCAACGCACTTTTAATGGGTAAATTCAACCGTTGAGAATATTAACACCAGCCTATGCTATTTACTTTTCACTTTTACAGATGCTCACCAATTGTATCGTACTCACCCTGGCCATTCACTTGCCTACGTTCACCCCTGCATACCACTGTGCAGTTGGTAAATTTCTTAAGGTGGTCTCGGATGAATTGAGCTCCAAATACCATTAAAGACGCAATCAACCAACCATGGTGAATGACAGCAAGATCATCACTTAAATCTCCTCCTGTGTGTTTTCTCACGCTGTCTGCTAATAAATCATTAGtcctgtaaacacaaaataatctgccgatgttgttgtcaaaggaacactcacaatgcgctggaggaactcagcgggtcagtcagcatcagttgaaaagattagtcgacgtttcgggccgaaacccttcgtcaggactgaaggaagaattttggggagggtttgaagaatgctggtagtagaaaaaaaaaacagtaatttgaaagacagaggggtgggggaggggaagcagggaggtgattggcaggagaacaatgcgcagcagtagaaggaggtggaactatgagggaggtggtgtgaaatagggatagaggaagggaaggggtgggaattactggaagttggagaattctatattcaaaccaaggggctggagactacctagacggtatatgaggtgttgctcctccaacctgagtttagcctcatcattgcagtagaggaggccgtgtatggacatatctgaatgggaatgggaagcagagttgaagtgggtggctaccgggagatcctgtctgttgtggcggacggagcggaggtgctcgacgaagcggtcccccaatctgcgtcgggtttcaccgatgtagaggaggccgcaccaggagcaccggatgcaatagatgaccccaacagactcgcaggtgaagtgttgcctcacctggaaggactgtttggggccctgaatggtggcaagagaggaggtgtagggacaggtgtagcacttacgcttgcagggataagtgccaggtgggagatccgtggggagggacgtcgCGGAggtgctcccaggatgaggctttccgttccaggacatctcagatattctctttctttaaggatcgtgggtTCCCTTCtgtcgtcatcaatgatgccctcacccacatctcctccatttcccacacttcggctttcaccccatcctcccgccaccacaacagggacagagttccccttgtcttccctaccatcccaccagcctccggatccagcacattatcctccgcaacttccgccaccttcaacaggaccccaccactaagcacatctttccctctccacccctctctgcttcccgcagggattgttccctccgcgactcacttatccgcacgtccatccccacggatctcccacctggcacttatccctgtaagcgtaagtgctacacctgtccctacacctcctctcttgccacaaatcagggccccaaacagtccttccaggtgaggcaacacttcacttgcgaatctgttggggtcatctattgcatctggtgctcccggtgcggcctcctctacattggtgaaacccgacgcagattggggcaCCGCTTCGTCGagtacctccgctccgtctgccacaacagataggatctcccggtagcaacccacttcaactctgcttcccattcccattcagatatgtccatacatggcctcctctactgctatgatgaggctaaactcaggttggaggagcaacacctcatataccctctaggtagtctccagccccttggtatgaacatagaattctccaacttccggtaattccctccacctcccttcctcaatccctatttcacatcacctccctcatagttacacctccttctactactgcacattgttctcctgccaatcacctccctgcttcccctcccccacccatttgtCTTTCAAATTGCTTGTtctttcaactaccagcattcttcaaaccctccccaaagttcttccttcagtcctgacgaagggtttcggtccgaaacgtcgactaatcttttcaactgatgctgactgacctgctgagttcctccagcacattgtgagtaGTCCTATAAACACACTTACTGTGTTTGCTTTTGCTCCCGTTCGTTAATTAATTCCACATTTTGGCATTGATTAATTGTCATGATTGGTAAACTGAACTGATTAAACATTCACTTTTATCAATGTTTTATCATTTGttgtagctgatttattatttatACACAATTTGAGAAAAATACCTGTCAGATTTGTCCATTAGTAAGAACACAAACAATACTGCAGGGTCTGTTTACCAGTATTACTAGATAACAATAAAGAGGAGAAAGACCTTGGACAAAAAATCATTTAGCCAACAAATATCTGCTTGCTTAATAGTTACATATACACCCACCCCCAATTTGTATGTGAATGAGGCTTTCTGCaggaatttttaaaaagcaaacaTCTGCAATTGGACATTAAAATCTCTCCCTATAGCTTTTATACATTCAACAACATATCAAGGCTCTACTCGAGCCAAGTTTTGCAGATtaaaaataaagattttgttttaaaaaacaCAGTTAACAATATAATTTGAAATACTTTATCAcattataaaaaataaataaataaatatccagtGGGAACTaaaagattctggaaatccattGCAAGATATAAGGTAGAAAGTTGCAAACAAAGTACTTGTGTTATATTGAGCTGCTCTgttcacagaaaagaaaaaaaactcacattttGTAGCGGACTTCCACAGAAAATATTATGGGAGACTTATTTAAGAGTCAATTAGTTTGCTCACCGTGAGTTAAAATAGAGTCCTAGAGCCATATTGATCTTGAGAAATGGTATTCTGCCTGGATCATTGATGAGACTTTGCAGTTTGCAATTTACAGTATTGATTTTTAATTTTAGATTTGAAAATAAGAATTGTACATTTTTGAATGATATTTAATTGTGGATGATATCAATTATGAGAAAAAAAGATAGAGATGGGAGATAATACTTCTTGGGAGGAAGAATTTAGATGTTACTCAAAACGTGTAAAATAGAAGCATCAGTGACTGGAGCAGCAAACAGATGCACTTATCTACAAACAAGAGAATGtccgcagatgcaggaaatccgagcagcagacacaaaatgctggagaagctcagcaggccaggcagcatctatggaaaaaaaaagtacagtcagcgtGTCGGGACAAAATCCTTACACAGGGCTTATTATTTAAGTCGTTCCTCACATTAGCATGGCCATAAAAAGTAAACCAAATGCTGTATGGTTATTTGTTTAGTGAACTGCTGCAGTGCCTCCTGTAAATGGCAAAACCTGCTACATCTATGGTGGCAGTGAATGGTTATGGATGTGTGCCTATCAGGCGGGCTGCTGTGTTTTGCATGGTGTCAAGTTTCTTCACTGGTGGAAAGTACTGCGTCACAGTCCTCACATGATACTTGTGGAAGGTAGGCAGGTTTTGAGTGTGAAGAGGTGAGTTTACCATCCAATAAAAACTTACTAATCATCCCACCTACAGTCTTatgcaaatcattaatatagatgacaaaccacAAGAGATCAGGTTGAGATTTCTACAACACACCGCTGTCCACAGACATCTAATCTGAAAAAGCAACCTCTAACTACTGAGCTCTGCCTCTTGCTACCAAGCCGATATGGTACCTAAGTGGCTCACTCATCCTGGATGCTATGTGTCTCTAATCTTCTTGAGCAGCCTACCAAATGGACCTTTtgaaaggccttgctaaaattcGTGTAggccagggtttcccaacctcttTCATGCCATGCGCCAATACAATTAAGCAACGGGTCTGTAGactccagtttgggaaccccctgATATAGGCAATGCTCAGCACAGTGCCCTTTTCTGTCTTCTTGCTTACCTacacaaaacaaaaaacaaacaaattagTGAGAACTGGTTTGCCATGCAAAAACTCTTGGTGATTATCCTTAATTCATCCTTTCCTTTCCAAATGTAAATAATCCCGTTTCTCAGAATCCCTCTAAGTTTCCCATTCTTCATTTAAGGTTCAATGGCCATAACATATTGGCTTATTCTACTGGCCCTCCTAAAGTAAAGGGACAGCATTAGCCATTCTCTAGTTTCCCAGTCACTCTGCTGTGGGTATTAAAGAAACAATGATCTCTGCCATGGTCCTAACAATTCTGTCCGTTGCCTCTCACAACATACTAGGTTCAATGTTGAaagatcaaagtaagtttattatcaaattacgcatatgtcaccatatgcaacattgagattcattttattgcaggcattacAGTAGCACAAAAAATTACTGTATTGGACATTCAGTTTCCAAGGCCCAAGAGGCCTTTTGCTAACTTCAGCTATTTAGCATAGCAGCATAACCTTTCCTCAGGATCAGAATTGGCtgtgacaaagttaaacttctaaccatattccttcttcagcttcttgttgtaaacaagaaccagtcttcagctcTTAATGTAAATTGCTTGAACTAATCAGTTTGAAATATAAAGCACAGCTTTGCAAATGTTGAGGAGGTTGGTTGCATCGTTTGCAAAGTGAAGCGACCATGAGCCTTCTCATCTGCATTTGCTAAAGGTGAGACAATGGGGTCATGTTAATTGGCCTACATAAAATAGGCAACTACAGCCTCTTCCCACACTGCCCCCTGTGGAAATGCCATtcgcttttctcagttcctttatcTCCACTGCATCTATTCCCAGGGTGAGGCGTTCCTTTCCAAGAGATCAGGGATAACCTCCTTCTTTGTGGATcagtgtttcccttcctccaccattgaataCCCTCATCTGTATCTGTTCCGTTTCCTGAAtgtccaccctcacccacatcttccTGTTGCCTTAGCAGGGATTGAgtttctctgtccctgtctgccacTCGATGAGTCTCTGTATCAAGCACATCAGTCTCCAGGACCCTTCCACCAAAAACATTGTTACCTCCCCTCCAGTCTGTAATTCACTTGTCCTTTCCACTCACCCCACtagtctccctcctggcacccgTCCCTGCAGGCAGAAGCAGTGCTACATCTGCTCATtcacccccctccctcaccttcattcagaGACCCAGGCAGtgcttccaggtgaagcaacgcTTCACCCCGAGatcttttggggtcatctgttgtacccagtgctcccaatgctgtCTGCTCTGCGTTGGGGGACGGCATTGTTGAGCACCCTCGGTCTCTCTGAAAGAACTGGGATTTCTGGTGGTGAACCATTTGAATTCCAGTTtccatttccattccgacatgttggtccacggcCACCTTTACTGTCACGATGGGCCTACTCTCAgcttggaggagtaacacctcatattccacctgatagcatgaacgtcTTTTTCTCCAGCTTCTAGTGGTTTgactcttctcctcaccttgCTTGCCTTTCACCTGGCCcagtgctcctcctcctccttatcttccctggtccactctcctctgctctCAGGTTCCTTCTCCTCTAGCTTTTTGTCTTTCACATGTTGCCtccaagcttcttacttcataccccCTTTCCCAGCATCCTGGTTTGCCCCCTTCCCCTCTGCTCAtctgttctggtttcttccccttcctttccagtcccgatgaagggttttggcccaaaacatcaacttcaaattaatttccatagatgctgctgaccgACCGAGTCcgtttattcatttacgggatgggGGCATCGCCagttaagccagcatttattgcccttctCTATTTGCCCTTGAAAAAGTGGTGACGAGCTggtgcagtccctgaggtgtaggtatacCCAAAGTGATGTTAGGCAGAAAATTCCATGACTTTGTCCCTGTGACAATGAATGaacggtgatatgtttccaagtcggGATGGTGAGTGATTTAGAGGTGGATTTCCAAGTgctggtgttcccaggtatctgctgttctcatctttctagatggtagtgctcgtgggtctggaaggtgctgatttaggaactttggtgtgttgttgcagggcATCTTGtcgatagtacacactgctgcaagtGTCCGTCGATGGTGGGGGGATTGGATGCTTGCGGAAAGGGTACCAaccaagtgggctgccttgtattggatggtgtcaagcttcttgagtgttgatggagctgcacacATCTAGGTGGTGGTGACTATTCCATTAAACTCCTGACCTGAGACTTTGAGATGGTGAACAGTCTTTGGGGAGTCAGAAGGTGAGTTAAACACAGCAGGATACCTAACTTTTTTACCTGCTCTGGATGCCACGGTGTTTAAATGTCTAAACCAATTCAGGTTCCTGTCAATCGTAACCCTCAGAATGTTGATAGCATGggatttgtgtgtgctgctctggattttgagcatctgaaggatctcttgtgtttttgattaACTGCAGATACATTATTTGCATGATTGTTATTGAATACAGAGAAGCTTGTAGACCAGATACTCTTTGTTACTGAGCACAGCAAACAAGCTCACAGTTTGATCAATCAATAGCTGGAGTATCTCTGTACTCCCAGCATTAATGCGGAGTCTGGGATTACTGGCCCCAAGTGTTTTAgaccatagagtcacagaaaagtacagcacagagacaagcccttcagtccatctagtccatgccaaaacaatTTAAACTGTCAGCACCCATCGATCCGTTAAGTGTTGAAATctagtttgcatgcaccacttgcagtgacaggtcattccacactctcacggccctctgagtgaagacatttcctcTCATgtttcttaaacatttcacctgttACCCTTTACCCATCACCTCTGACTGTGGTCCCAcacaacctcggtggaaaaaaaaCCTGTTAGCATTTACCCTTATCTATAGACCTCAttcatatctttcctgcaggtaggtgaccaaaactgcacgcaatactccaaatttggccgcACCAATaccttttacaacttcaacacagcatctcaactcctttactcaattctttgatttatgaaggccaaggtgccataaattttctttatgaccctatctacctgtgatgccactttcaatgagctatgggcctgtattcccagatctctttgttctaccgcactcctccgtgcactgccgttcactgtgtaagacccacccTGGGTGCTCCTACCCAAATGTAACGCCTTActcctgtctgcattaaattctatcagcctatttttccagcttatCCAGATCCCTCTACAAGTCGTGATAGCCACTAAACCCCAAGTCTTGGTGTtacctgtaaatttgctgatccagttaacctcgttatcatccagattgttgatacagatgGCAGACAACAATGCACCCAGTAGCAATCCCTGCTGCACTCTACaagccacaggcctccagtcagagagtcaaccattcactcccactctctggcttctcccgcaaagccaatgtcaaatGCTGATGACACGATCTGAGATGTCGTGGACCAAGACCCCTGggtggcaacataccatccaggaatcacgttctcatccacagaatctcctttctgttcccctaactgacGAACCACGTATCGATATAGCTCGCCTTTTCTCCTCCCTTCGCTTCTGAGTTGCAGAGTCATATTCAGCGCCAAAGACCAGCCTTTCTTCTGTTAGGTTATCCCTGCCAAGAGCATCCGCAGTGATATTCCTGTTGCTGAGAAGGAAAGCCACAAAGGTGCTCTGCGCTGGCCCCTTAACCTcttttcccttcctgactgtcacccagcttcctgcgtcctgcaCCTTAGGTGTAACTACTTCACTATATGACGTATCCATCACTCCTCAGCTTCcggaatgatccggagttcatccggttccagctccttaatgtggaGTGTTAGAAGCCGCAGCTGGATGCGCTTCTCGAAGATGCATTCGTCAGGGACGCTGGGGGTCTCACTTCCTCCCCACATGCTGCAACAAAGGCATTCCATTATCCTGCCTGGGATCTCTACTCttctaactgagcaaatgtaAAGTTCCGTGGGGGTGGTGCTGAAATGACACTCTCCATACAGCTTTCTTTTGTTCTCTCTGACCGAAGCCTTAAAGAGCTCAGTCCTCAAAATCTCCACTCCAACGATGGCCGCTCTGATTGCCCCTGACTTGCTTTAAATTGCTCTTGTCAATCCATCCCGAATGCTGATTGGCCACTGCTTAAAGCTCCAAAACTGCCACGTGTCGCTGTCTTTTCTACTTGTTCAGCGAGTCGCAGGCCTCTGATCCCTCTGACTGGCTGCTGCTCAAAGCTGTGTGAATTACCTCGTCAAGGCAAAGGTATTTAAGAAACATCACAGGTCAACTAGTAGCAAAACAGTACAAATATTAGAAAGTATtggggattgttaggaatgaTAAGGAGAATGGCAGGAAGACAGGCCGACAAAAAGAAGAACTGGAATTCATTCCTCAGTCTTTGATTTCTGTGACGAACGACCCGTTTTGTCAGCCATTTTTTGGTATATTCTTTTTGTTCGTAAAACTGTACCTGGGTTTGGAAATCTTAAGTAGTTTGGAAATCTTttctaatttggaaatctttcacAAACCAGAAATCTTATGAGAGTGTTAAAGTGcagagcaaatttattatcaaagtacatacatgtcgaCATATACAAcgttgagattaattttcttgcaggcatgcaagaaaaaatccataatagaatcattgaaagaccacaccaattttggcattcaaccaggtgtaaaacacaacaaagagtgcaaatacaaaaagaataataataaataaataagcaattctTGGCAGAAGAATCCCATCTTACTCAAAATTGAATCAACGAACAAAAGTTCTACGTCTATTTTTTTTTCCAAGCTAAGACATGATATtacttgagaaaaccattgaattaatgTAGGGGCAGaggggctcttttgccaaatgTTATCacttaatttgaattaatttatattgTTTCCTTCCGatcttattttatataaatgtgaatTAGCGGTTGATGATTTTTCTCCTTTATTTATATAGATGATGGTAAGTCgtattgctccgggagttggttcctaatggggattttccctccttttttcttcttttttgttccttttctttctcttgtagctactgtttcttttctcttttagtagttggggttctcttttt from the Mobula birostris isolate sMobBir1 chromosome 13, sMobBir1.hap1, whole genome shotgun sequence genome contains:
- the LOC140208174 gene encoding hemoglobin subunit alpha-like; translated protein: MAFSDSEKQIMEEIGNHIKANAEAWGADALVRLFTVYPQTKKNFKKFTGFKDCDPSVRNHGRLVMKALADAAHDVDHMGKHLEGLAIEYREELQMDPHYIHMLTNCIVLTLAIHLPTFTPAYHCAVGKFLKVVSDELSSKYH